Proteins from one Candidatus Kapaibacterium sp. genomic window:
- a CDS encoding GEVED domain-containing protein — protein sequence MFKKLFTMFFIAALMFTALNMAQAQDDNGPTNYCIPNASQVPQNWTPDLWCYPSYIKSQSWGSYYDYYFTIPIKEVKVTNSNTEEVVLHRLSDGTNLWGPWEGCYIYTGVKGEMQPGETYNIAYRADYNYMSYFGTDYCNFGWSWMTYTSRVFIDFNIDGDWNDPNEWINSPTRIASGLTKKIGDTWDWRRTNTTCHLNKWQTYQITIPDDQKTGVTRMRIMTSYSYPYTLGSNFGQAANACWNGYAYLYSWVGPDAWYGYNYGEIEDYLIDFALPFKSTFPDTKPPYDILLAGQDYNGTTRMHEGEMMTFPRTMVEFGSPQAPGTTLRYKIVGPLPDQDVIYEGLDPLNGTIDINVGTDVLGSNTIYNILAARGPSAKNGTFTFRHNSGGEYQLVLGIRKPGVGQEYKEMRKNFTVSWEWDMASQDITSPLSNGPPRFHIYPRGLEIQVQGVVQNVGLRPVAKFDAYLRIYNSKNVMVAEYKREWDTTNFGDFLVLAKQKVPLDFGIFKSSIPDEYRAVLCVDLKSSTDMEPYNDCFRRADAVEPYFFAIRDEIQAQAYAINVPSAGSEIIAGRPFSPMVELRNMGVGDITDAPTRLVITEEPSGIKVLEQNIIVQDIPSGRYNIKSVRFNPMVITKPGTYRATLTVNHPDDQVEEDNEIYIIFYVTGGLQGTYTIGMKNQNSINNFKTIDEAMDALFLRGLSGSIAFELTDDVYEVEARHDYAPAWDLSTSIMGLGYNAETGEYRTLTFKPSAAKAVTRGSVIVKLFSTNGQGVFLGQSELSTNPYAIQQESFGRDYYIDFSNSGGYITFDGGNNQALKFVLNTTTDAFGAVFYLNAGSQNITVKNIIMENNTPAIKNSVHLPNVHFSIVDGFIFTPDEEMTETGARGYSAGIVNRGKVQGLSTEEYVLAFDTIVNMNNSFINNDISGFGYGIVSYGIGPLRVPAISDFLPFYNMNTKIENNKLYNLAGAGVVVGHEESSSVKNNTIYNVNGPGTITAGIIAGGNSSADLLGYNNKHLTIDGNSISNVKGNNRVYGILIEQNANKYQLGAEFRLFPQETDDLVAVNNAMWNINAGRQEATRAGVHALTERNHTVTDMNMRMLTPRHSDYLIRDLMIANNTVILGEDGITNLGNIAGLAVQQANAAKVINNAIAISDNSISGTNMVSSTMFYQGAYPYQVTGMDADRNAYWVGSSNATIYRHVYTNAKNRIIEYGDRNEYVELEQWQMASGNELNSISSGNFVNDHYYEGSNPQKLRIKPTVKGSVLSKRGDVLPEYGRDVYGNIRGIAGSRFDLGAIEFNGTLFNRDTETLVITSPGNYRATEGTFSDAEYIMTEAPVEVKAIVRNSGSLQVNDKKIYASIYRESPSGTYILEHSNIEAVVDIESTENLEISFNLADGIGTDWVPSTYNDLRGDGYTIPSQFIGMEPNVTPRYRIDITMDADEQNGNNMVSKTVRFYLRRSPIKVLVSSQNYVNVNEMELSTDALASGLNKQALDKGMELLDWEIELADGRYDYDVFQRAGWEPRSVDYRKYRTLLWSDGHDKALTRLEKLNLTDFAMNGTVSEKSNLIIGSQEMVRENTNVEDADEVFVRNILRAEYRFPGNPLGVGQNYSGQTMTGVAIGRNLIFDVLSTNVEGDMFPQPALMNIVETGDGLSQMAFRYNKVQNDEWPDIARIAGVTSSSLTSNVIYLGLDWRHFGDIEKALRGAFDYATGNGGIIIPVDLLSFNARQVGSRVDVNWSTASEQNTARFEVERADVNSTGTSNYVKIDEMSAAGNSSVIKHYGPVVDNKVSYGNTYSYRLKTLDRDGSHSYSGEQIVTMTGLSGAAWLGNASPNPVSNETKVNYRMSESGSVRISMFDASGKEVAVLFDGTQSSGDHTLDISVGNYSSGTYTLVLQSGNIHLTTPVTIVK from the coding sequence ATGTTTAAGAAATTATTTACCATGTTTTTCATAGCCGCTTTAATGTTCACGGCTTTGAACATGGCACAGGCGCAGGATGACAACGGACCTACAAATTATTGTATCCCGAATGCTTCGCAAGTACCCCAGAATTGGACGCCGGATTTATGGTGCTACCCAAGCTACATAAAATCGCAATCGTGGGGTTCATATTATGATTATTACTTTACTATACCTATTAAGGAAGTTAAAGTAACCAACTCTAATACAGAGGAAGTCGTATTACATCGCCTTTCTGATGGAACCAATTTATGGGGACCTTGGGAAGGATGTTATATTTATACCGGAGTAAAAGGCGAAATGCAACCCGGTGAAACTTATAACATTGCATATCGCGCCGACTATAACTACATGAGTTATTTTGGAACTGACTATTGCAATTTCGGCTGGTCATGGATGACTTATACCAGTCGTGTCTTTATTGATTTCAATATTGACGGCGACTGGAATGACCCAAATGAATGGATTAACAGCCCAACAAGAATTGCAAGCGGTTTGACTAAAAAAATCGGCGATACATGGGATTGGAGAAGAACGAATACAACTTGCCATTTAAATAAATGGCAAACTTATCAAATAACAATACCTGACGACCAAAAAACAGGTGTTACTCGCATGAGAATAATGACTTCTTATTCTTACCCTTATACTTTGGGTTCTAACTTCGGACAAGCTGCAAATGCATGCTGGAACGGCTATGCATACCTCTATTCATGGGTTGGTCCTGATGCATGGTATGGATATAACTATGGTGAAATTGAAGATTATTTGATTGACTTCGCTTTGCCATTCAAATCAACATTCCCTGACACAAAACCACCTTACGACATATTGTTAGCCGGTCAAGATTATAACGGAACAACAAGAATGCACGAAGGCGAGATGATGACATTCCCACGTACGATGGTAGAATTCGGTTCACCACAAGCGCCGGGAACAACTTTGCGTTACAAAATAGTTGGTCCATTACCCGACCAAGATGTCATTTATGAAGGCTTAGACCCACTTAACGGCACAATAGATATAAATGTAGGTACGGATGTATTAGGCTCAAACACAATTTATAATATCTTAGCAGCTCGCGGACCATCTGCAAAGAACGGTACATTCACATTCCGCCACAATAGCGGTGGCGAGTACCAATTAGTACTCGGAATTAGAAAACCCGGCGTAGGTCAAGAATACAAAGAGATGAGGAAAAACTTTACAGTATCATGGGAATGGGACATGGCGTCACAAGACATTACAAGTCCATTATCCAACGGACCACCGAGATTTCATATCTATCCGAGAGGCTTAGAAATCCAAGTTCAAGGTGTAGTCCAAAACGTAGGTCTTCGCCCTGTAGCAAAATTTGATGCTTATTTGAGAATATATAATTCGAAGAATGTAATGGTTGCAGAATACAAGCGTGAATGGGATACAACAAACTTTGGAGATTTCTTGGTATTGGCAAAACAAAAAGTGCCATTAGATTTTGGAATATTCAAATCATCAATTCCTGATGAATACAGAGCTGTACTATGTGTAGATTTGAAAAGTTCAACCGACATGGAACCATATAACGACTGTTTCCGTCGCGCAGATGCAGTAGAACCGTATTTCTTCGCAATACGTGATGAAATACAAGCCCAAGCCTATGCAATTAACGTCCCTTCCGCCGGCAGCGAAATCATAGCGGGCAGACCTTTCTCCCCAATGGTGGAATTACGGAATATGGGAGTAGGCGACATCACCGATGCCCCGACACGACTTGTAATCACAGAAGAGCCGAGCGGCATCAAAGTATTGGAACAAAACATAATAGTCCAAGATATACCATCGGGACGTTACAATATTAAGTCAGTCCGTTTCAATCCAATGGTCATCACAAAACCGGGTACTTATAGAGCCACACTGACAGTAAATCATCCTGACGACCAAGTCGAAGAAGACAATGAAATCTATATCATCTTCTACGTAACAGGCGGTTTGCAAGGTACATACACAATCGGTATGAAGAACCAAAACAGTATCAACAATTTCAAGACCATAGACGAAGCAATGGATGCCTTGTTCTTACGTGGCTTGTCGGGTTCGATAGCCTTTGAATTAACCGATGACGTATATGAAGTAGAAGCAAGACACGATTATGCACCGGCATGGGATTTATCAACCTCCATCATGGGCTTAGGCTACAATGCCGAAACCGGGGAATACAGAACTTTGACATTCAAACCATCCGCAGCGAAAGCCGTAACACGTGGTTCAGTCATAGTGAAGTTATTCTCGACAAACGGTCAAGGTGTATTCTTAGGTCAATCAGAACTAAGTACCAATCCATATGCAATCCAACAAGAATCCTTCGGACGTGACTACTACATCGATTTCTCGAATAGTGGTGGTTATATCACATTTGACGGTGGCAACAATCAAGCGCTTAAATTTGTCTTGAATACGACAACAGATGCTTTTGGAGCAGTATTCTATTTGAATGCTGGTTCACAAAACATTACTGTAAAAAATATCATAATGGAAAACAACACACCTGCAATCAAGAACAGCGTTCATTTGCCCAATGTTCACTTCAGTATAGTTGACGGTTTCATTTTCACCCCTGATGAAGAAATGACAGAAACAGGTGCCCGCGGTTATTCAGCAGGTATAGTAAATCGTGGCAAAGTCCAAGGTTTATCAACTGAAGAATATGTATTGGCATTCGATACAATCGTAAACATGAACAATTCATTCATTAACAACGACATCAGCGGCTTCGGTTATGGTATCGTATCTTACGGTATCGGTCCATTACGCGTACCAGCCATCTCCGACTTCTTACCATTCTATAACATGAACACGAAAATCGAGAACAACAAGTTGTACAACTTGGCAGGTGCAGGCGTAGTAGTAGGACATGAAGAATCAAGTTCAGTCAAGAACAACACAATCTATAATGTAAACGGACCGGGCACCATCACCGCAGGTATTATCGCGGGTGGAAACTCAAGTGCAGACTTGTTGGGTTACAACAACAAACATTTGACCATAGACGGCAACAGCATAAGTAATGTGAAAGGTAACAACCGCGTTTACGGTATCTTAATAGAACAAAATGCGAACAAATACCAATTAGGAGCAGAATTCCGTTTATTCCCCCAAGAGACAGATGATTTGGTAGCCGTAAACAATGCAATGTGGAACATCAATGCGGGCCGCCAAGAAGCGACACGTGCGGGTGTACATGCATTGACAGAACGCAACCATACAGTAACAGACATGAACATGCGAATGCTTACACCACGTCACAGCGACTATTTGATACGTGACTTGATGATAGCGAACAACACGGTAATCTTAGGCGAAGACGGCATCACCAACCTTGGGAACATAGCCGGTTTGGCAGTACAACAAGCCAATGCAGCGAAAGTCATAAACAACGCAATCGCAATCTCTGACAACAGCATCAGCGGTACAAACATGGTATCAAGCACAATGTTCTATCAAGGCGCATATCCATACCAAGTAACCGGAATGGACGCTGACCGTAACGCATATTGGGTAGGCAGCAGCAATGCAACGATATACCGTCATGTATATACAAACGCTAAAAACCGCATCATCGAATACGGCGACCGTAACGAATACGTAGAATTGGAACAATGGCAAATGGCAAGCGGAAATGAGTTAAACTCCATATCAAGCGGCAACTTTGTGAACGACCACTACTACGAAGGCAGCAACCCACAGAAATTGAGAATCAAGCCAACCGTCAAAGGTTCAGTATTATCAAAACGTGGAGATGTATTGCCGGAATACGGACGTGACGTATATGGCAACATCCGTGGTATCGCCGGTTCACGCTTTGACTTAGGGGCAATTGAATTCAACGGCACCTTATTCAACCGTGACACCGAAACATTGGTAATCACCTCGCCGGGCAACTATCGTGCAACCGAAGGGACCTTCTCGGATGCCGAATATATAATGACAGAAGCTCCGGTTGAAGTCAAAGCCATAGTAAGAAACAGCGGCAGCTTGCAAGTAAACGACAAGAAAATCTATGCGTCAATTTACAGAGAAAGCCCAAGTGGGACATACATTTTAGAACACAGCAACATTGAAGCCGTCGTAGATATCGAATCAACCGAAAACCTCGAAATCAGTTTCAACTTAGCCGACGGAATCGGAACCGACTGGGTACCAAGTACTTACAATGATTTACGCGGTGACGGTTACACAATCCCAAGCCAATTCATTGGCATGGAACCAAACGTAACGCCAAGATACAGAATAGACATCACAATGGATGCCGACGAACAAAACGGTAACAACATGGTAAGCAAGACCGTAAGATTCTACTTACGTCGCAGCCCAATCAAAGTCTTAGTAAGCTCACAAAACTATGTAAATGTGAACGAAATGGAATTAAGCACAGATGCCTTGGCATCGGGCTTAAACAAGCAAGCTTTAGACAAAGGTATGGAATTGTTGGATTGGGAAATCGAATTAGCAGACGGACGTTATGACTATGACGTATTCCAACGCGCAGGCTGGGAACCAAGAAGTGTTGACTATCGCAAATATCGTACATTACTATGGTCAGACGGACACGACAAAGCATTGACAAGATTAGAAAAACTAAACTTGACCGACTTTGCAATGAACGGTACCGTAAGCGAAAAGAGCAACTTAATCATCGGTAGCCAAGAAATGGTACGCGAAAACACAAACGTAGAAGATGCCGACGAAGTATTTGTCCGCAACATCTTACGTGCCGAATATCGTTTCCCGGGCAATCCATTAGGAGTAGGTCAAAACTATTCAGGTCAGACAATGACCGGGGTAGCCATCGGCAGAAACTTGATATTTGATGTATTAAGCACAAACGTCGAAGGTGACATGTTCCCACAACCGGCATTGATGAATATCGTCGAAACCGGCGACGGGCTATCACAAATGGCGTTCAGATACAACAAAGTACAAAATGACGAATGGCCCGACATAGCGAGAATCGCAGGCGTCACAAGCTCAAGCTTGACAAGCAATGTCATATACTTAGGCTTAGACTGGAGACATTTTGGCGATATCGAGAAAGCATTACGCGGCGCATTTGACTATGCAACGGGCAACGGCGGTATCATCATCCCCGTTGACTTATTGAGCTTCAACGCTCGCCAAGTAGGTTCAAGAGTAGATGTAAACTGGTCAACGGCAAGTGAACAAAACACAGCACGCTTCGAAGTCGAAAGAGCCGATGTAAACAGCACAGGCACAAGCAACTATGTGAAAATAGATGAAATGTCGGCAGCGGGCAACAGTAGTGTAATCAAACATTACGGACCTGTAGTTGACAACAAAGTAAGCTATGGCAACACATACAGCTATCGTTTGAAGACATTAGACAGAGACGGCAGTCATAGTTACAGCGGTGAACAAATCGTAACAATGACAGGCTTAAGCGGCGCAGCATGGTTAGGAAACGCAAGTCCGAACCCTGTAAGCAACGAAACAAAAGTAAACTACAGAATGAGCGAAAGCGGTTCAGTACGAATCTCGATGTTCGATGCAAGCGGCAAAGAAGTAGCAGTCTTATTTGATGGCACCCAAAGCAGTGGTGACCACACATTGGACATAAGTGTAGGCAACTATTCAAGTGGTACTTACACATTGGTATTGCAAAGTGGCAACATCCACTTGACAACACCTGTGACAATCGTGAAATAA
- a CDS encoding LptF/LptG family permease, protein MFIYLMQFIMNYLSKLVGKGLSEWVIVHLIVLNLAWMVILALPMGVLFSSLMAFGSMAANQEITIVKASGGSVFRMMAPVLIGGLLLSYALFWFNDEVLPDSNLKAKLLMSDITRKKPTFSIESGRFSTQLDGYTILARQVDSASGNLHGVTIYDVRRFQERNIISSDSGTIKFDDSYSNLIVTLFDGEIHRMNIGLVTDYRVINFGTYEIGIPAHGFAFERSQLEMGSRGDREMRISDMQQIVDSARTNRNAIIGRIDSVLKGGIALFSANRKKVPIEKAEKIFVDESQGVKRVIGSMQQTAQTIPDSVMIDTNRIGVITRVIQNANIQYSSIQADINQAEFFLSKSLQYEVEIHKKYAIPFACFIFVLVGAPLGVITKGGNFGLSAGMSLAFYVIYWALLIGGEKLADRGHLDPFISMWAGNFIIGLFGLYLTLKVSRESWKLFTFPKKKKQIS, encoded by the coding sequence ATGTTTATCTACCTTATGCAATTCATCATGAATTACTTGTCAAAGTTAGTAGGCAAAGGGCTGAGTGAGTGGGTGATTGTTCATTTGATTGTACTGAATTTGGCTTGGATGGTTATTCTTGCTTTGCCTATGGGCGTATTGTTCAGTTCATTGATGGCATTCGGTTCGATGGCGGCAAACCAAGAAATTACAATTGTCAAAGCAAGTGGTGGCAGTGTATTTCGGATGATGGCGCCGGTATTGATTGGTGGATTGTTGTTATCTTATGCACTTTTTTGGTTTAATGACGAAGTTTTGCCGGACTCAAATCTCAAAGCTAAATTGCTAATGAGTGACATCACTCGCAAGAAACCTACTTTCAGCATCGAATCAGGAAGATTTTCAACTCAATTGGACGGATATACAATTCTCGCACGTCAAGTTGATTCGGCAAGTGGTAATTTGCATGGTGTAACAATTTATGACGTCCGCAGATTTCAAGAACGCAACATTATTTCTTCTGACAGTGGAACTATAAAATTCGATGATAGTTATTCAAATTTGATTGTCACACTATTTGACGGCGAAATCCACCGCATGAACATTGGTTTGGTTACAGATTATAGGGTTATAAATTTCGGCACATATGAAATTGGTATCCCGGCACATGGCTTTGCATTTGAACGTTCGCAACTCGAAATGGGCTCCCGTGGTGACCGCGAAATGCGAATTTCAGACATGCAACAAATTGTTGACAGCGCTCGTACTAATCGCAACGCTATCATTGGGCGGATAGATTCCGTTTTGAAAGGCGGGATTGCTTTGTTCTCCGCTAATAGAAAAAAGGTTCCTATCGAAAAAGCTGAAAAAATATTTGTTGATGAATCCCAAGGTGTAAAAAGAGTCATTGGCAGTATGCAGCAAACTGCTCAAACTATACCCGATAGTGTCATGATTGATACAAATCGAATTGGCGTCATTACTCGGGTGATTCAAAATGCAAATATTCAATATTCGAGTATTCAAGCAGATATTAACCAAGCTGAATTTTTTCTGAGCAAATCGCTCCAATACGAAGTTGAAATCCACAAAAAATATGCAATTCCATTTGCTTGTTTCATTTTCGTTTTGGTTGGGGCGCCTCTCGGTGTCATTACTAAGGGCGGGAATTTTGGGCTGAGTGCAGGCATGAGCCTTGCTTTTTACGTCATTTACTGGGCATTGCTTATCGGTGGTGAAAAATTAGCCGACCGTGGGCATTTAGACCCATTCATTAGCATGTGGGCAGGAAATTTCATTATAGGGCTTTTCGGACTATACCTGACTTTGAAGGTAAGTCGTGAGTCTTGGAAACTATTTACATTTCCCAAGAAAAAGAAACAAATCAGCTAA
- the secG gene encoding preprotein translocase subunit SecG translates to MFTVLAIVMIILSVLLILVVLLQPGKGDMITGMGGLGGTFSSMLGSRRTLDLLSKITVGLAASIFVLALMTNKFFVGSADEMTRPVTEGVAVPQTVPSTPVQPALPLPEQPKEAQPEQPQKEENK, encoded by the coding sequence ATGTTTACAGTATTAGCTATCGTAATGATTATACTTTCGGTGTTGCTTATTTTAGTGGTGTTATTGCAACCCGGCAAAGGCGATATGATTACCGGAATGGGTGGTCTGGGCGGAACTTTTTCTTCTATGTTGGGTTCGCGTCGTACCTTGGACTTGCTTTCGAAAATTACTGTCGGATTAGCAGCTTCAATTTTTGTTTTAGCTCTCATGACCAACAAATTTTTCGTTGGTTCGGCAGATGAAATGACTAGACCTGTTACCGAAGGTGTTGCTGTTCCTCAGACTGTTCCAAGCACCCCTGTTCAACCGGCTTTGCCATTGCCTGAGCAACCTAAAGAAGCTCAACCTGAGCAACCACAGAAAGAAGAAAACAAGTAA
- a CDS encoding DUF4040 domain-containing protein, translating to MLFFSVLSGIIVACLVPFLFKLGRKPASIIISLVPLSLFLYYLFNFGITDNLGYSESIDFFPALGVNLNFVMDSYALIFALIITGIGTAVFFYSSYYLAEHPYLDRFYIYISIFMASMLGIVTSDNMVIMFIFWELTSISSFLLIGFKHREEKSRYSAWQALLVTGSGALALLAGILLLYVITGKMNFSEINAMPGIIQSSTLFLPAMFLVLGGAFTKSAQMPFHFWLPNAMEAPTPVSAYLHSATMVKAGIYLMARINPAFQGAIEWETTLTIFGGITMLFAAYMALKQSDLKRILAYTTLSVLGTLTLLIGIGTPLAMQAMLVYLIAHALYKGTLFLVAGAIDHGTGTRNIDEIGGLRKFMPITAVAATLAALSMAGVIPLFGFIGKELLYGAALEHSLFEYATFGAVFLTALFGVVAAGMSGIFPFFGQAKYPNSQPHEASFTMYSGYAITAFLGLLIGLLPMIVSGNVTKAVSDIYYNLPLADSSSMYLSLWHGFNLVLFLSLGTLALGIVILIFRRKLFNFIRKINLPGYLLPSKAYDTSMSILIASARFTTKVLQNGYLRNYITLILLTLLVLTSYSLFTFSDLSVISLYHPVTIYEIIIAVIISISAVLVIKSSGRLQAVAALGVVGIFVAVVFSIYGAPDLAMTQYSIETLTVILFVLVIYKLPKFLDYSKFSHRMQDFFLASAVGLTMTILILMVTANEMPTEFKDYYGQTSYILGKGRNIVNVILVDYRALDTFGEIVVLSLAALGVFALLKLKKDDGGSE from the coding sequence ATGTTATTTTTTTCCGTATTGTCGGGCATAATAGTGGCTTGTTTGGTTCCATTTTTGTTTAAACTCGGCAGAAAACCGGCGAGTATAATCATATCATTGGTGCCTTTGAGTTTGTTTTTGTATTATCTTTTTAATTTCGGGATAACCGATAATTTGGGATATAGCGAATCAATTGATTTTTTCCCGGCTTTGGGTGTGAACTTAAATTTTGTTATGGATTCCTATGCTTTGATTTTCGCACTGATTATCACGGGTATTGGGACAGCTGTTTTCTTCTATTCATCTTATTACCTTGCCGAGCATCCCTATTTAGACAGATTCTACATTTACATTTCGATTTTCATGGCTTCGATGCTTGGAATAGTAACTTCCGACAATATGGTCATCATGTTCATATTCTGGGAATTAACTTCCATAAGCTCGTTCTTGCTTATCGGGTTCAAACATCGAGAGGAAAAATCCCGTTATTCGGCATGGCAGGCATTGCTTGTTACCGGAAGTGGAGCATTAGCTCTATTAGCCGGGATATTATTATTATATGTAATAACCGGCAAGATGAATTTCTCTGAAATTAACGCTATGCCGGGAATTATCCAATCTTCCACCCTATTTCTACCTGCAATGTTCCTTGTACTCGGTGGTGCATTTACAAAATCGGCACAGATGCCATTCCATTTTTGGTTGCCAAATGCAATGGAAGCCCCGACTCCCGTTAGTGCATACTTACATTCTGCGACTATGGTCAAAGCGGGCATATACTTGATGGCCCGGATTAATCCCGCTTTCCAGGGAGCAATCGAATGGGAAACAACATTAACGATTTTTGGTGGCATTACCATGCTTTTTGCGGCATATATGGCATTGAAACAAAGTGATTTGAAACGGATTTTAGCATATACTACTCTTAGTGTGTTGGGAACTCTGACATTGCTGATTGGCATCGGGACGCCGTTGGCAATGCAGGCAATGCTTGTATATTTGATTGCTCATGCACTTTACAAAGGTACATTATTTTTGGTGGCAGGAGCAATTGACCATGGTACAGGAACCAGAAACATTGATGAAATCGGAGGTTTGCGAAAATTCATGCCAATAACGGCAGTAGCAGCGACATTAGCAGCACTATCGATGGCTGGAGTAATACCTTTATTCGGTTTCATAGGCAAAGAATTGCTTTATGGAGCAGCATTGGAACACAGTCTTTTTGAGTATGCAACATTTGGTGCAGTTTTCTTAACGGCATTATTCGGTGTAGTAGCTGCCGGAATGAGTGGAATATTCCCATTTTTCGGTCAAGCAAAATACCCCAATTCCCAACCACACGAAGCTTCATTTACAATGTATTCCGGCTATGCCATTACTGCGTTTCTCGGATTACTTATAGGTTTGCTCCCGATGATTGTTTCCGGCAATGTAACGAAAGCGGTTTCTGACATTTACTACAATTTACCGCTTGCAGACAGTTCGTCAATGTATTTATCTTTGTGGCATGGCTTCAATTTAGTTCTATTTCTGAGTTTGGGCACATTGGCTTTGGGTATCGTGATATTAATATTTAGGAGAAAGCTATTCAATTTCATCAGAAAAATCAATCTCCCCGGATACCTCTTGCCATCCAAAGCATATGATACGTCAATGTCAATTTTGATTGCATCGGCAAGATTTACAACAAAAGTACTCCAAAATGGATATTTACGAAATTATATAACATTGATATTGCTTACACTATTGGTTCTAACCTCCTACTCATTATTTACATTTAGTGATTTGAGTGTTATCAGCTTGTATCACCCTGTTACTATATATGAAATCATTATTGCAGTAATTATTTCGATTTCTGCGGTTTTGGTTATCAAATCATCAGGAAGATTACAAGCCGTAGCAGCATTAGGAGTGGTTGGGATTTTCGTTGCTGTGGTTTTTTCGATTTATGGAGCTCCGGATTTGGCTATGACACAATATTCGATTGAAACACTTACAGTGATATTATTTGTACTTGTGATTTACAAACTCCCTAAGTTTTTGGATTATTCAAAATTCAGCCACAGAATGCAGGACTTTTTCCTCGCTTCGGCAGTCGGCTTAACCATGACAATACTAATATTAATGGTAACAGCTAATGAAATGCCAACTGAATTTAAAGATTATTATGGGCAGACTTCATACATATTAGGCAAAGGACGTAATATTGTGAATGTAATCCTTGTTGATTACAGAGCATTGGATACTTTTGGCGAAATTGTTGTTCTTTCTTTGGCAGCATTAGGAGTCTTTGCATTGTTGAAATTGAAAAAAGATGACGGAGGCTCCGAATGA
- a CDS encoding Na+/H+ antiporter subunit B — protein sequence MKSIILQTATRYLLPMLLLFSFFLLFRGHNSPGGGFVGGLVASAAYALYSIAFGVEEAKKLLRVEPVYLIATGLTFALFSGMIAFFSYDTFMTAKWSDLNFPLFGKLGSPLLFDLGVYIVVIGITLKILFTISEEVKP from the coding sequence ATGAAATCTATAATTTTACAGACAGCTACGCGATATTTATTGCCGATGCTGTTGCTATTTTCATTCTTTTTGCTCTTCCGAGGGCATAATTCTCCCGGTGGTGGCTTTGTCGGCGGATTAGTAGCATCAGCTGCTTACGCATTGTATTCAATCGCATTCGGAGTGGAAGAAGCTAAGAAATTATTGCGAGTTGAGCCGGTATATTTGATTGCGACAGGTCTAACGTTTGCATTGTTTTCCGGAATGATTGCCTTTTTCAGTTATGATACTTTCATGACTGCCAAATGGAGCGATTTGAATTTTCCGCTTTTCGGTAAATTGGGCAGCCCACTACTTTTTGATTTGGGAGTTTATATTGTCGTGATTGGGATTACACTCAAAATATTATTCACGATATCGGAGGAGGTCAAACCATGA
- a CDS encoding Na+/H+ antiporter subunit C, with translation MTLLLAIVTGILFTAGFYLLLRRSLVKVIFGLMFLGHAANLLIFNIGRLTKGAPAFILEGNQTAVEPYAEPIPQALILTAIVIGFGVQAFAIVLFKKAYQMIGSDDINSLKSTDRIA, from the coding sequence ATGACGCTACTTTTAGCTATTGTGACAGGCATTTTATTTACAGCAGGATTTTACTTATTGCTGCGCCGAAGTTTGGTGAAAGTGATTTTCGGCTTGATGTTTTTGGGTCATGCTGCCAATTTGCTGATTTTCAATATTGGGCGTTTGACCAAAGGTGCTCCGGCATTCATATTGGAAGGCAATCAAACGGCAGTTGAGCCATATGCAGAACCAATACCACAAGCATTGATATTAACGGCAATCGTAATAGGTTTTGGTGTCCAAGCATTTGCAATTGTTTTGTTCAAAAAAGCATATCAAATGATTGGCAGCGATGATATTAATAGTTTGAAATCAACCGACAGGATAGCCTAA